From Phragmites australis chromosome 5, lpPhrAust1.1, whole genome shotgun sequence, a single genomic window includes:
- the LOC133919032 gene encoding heme-binding-like protein At3g10130, chloroplastic: MALLCSAPARPTGATLRARGRRHARTVVVASGARVSGAEARASLVLALASQALVASQRRAADLAAEAAKYAFPSRRFEARTLEEALMSVPDLETVPFRVLKREAEYEIREVESYFIAETTMPGSTGFDFNGSSQSFNVLASYLFGKNTTSEQMEMTTPVFTRKGESSSETMDMTTPVITKKSAGENEWKMSFVMPSKYGSNLPLPKDPSVTIKEVPSKIVAVAAFSGFVTDDDINQRESKLRASLQKDTEFRVKGDSVVEVAQYNPPFTLPFTRRNEIALEVERHDIAF, translated from the exons ATGGCTTTGCTGTGCTCCGCTCCTGCGCGGCCGACGGGCGCCACCCTCCGAgcccgcggccgccgccacgcGCGGACGGTCGTCGTTGCTTCGGGCGCCCGCGTCAGCGGAGCAGAAGCCCGCGCGTCGCTGGTGCTGGCTCTGGCCTCGCAGGCGCTCGTCGCTTCGcagcgccgcgccgccgacCTCGCCGCCGAGGCCGCCAAGTACGCCTTCCCATCGCGCCGCTTCGAGGCCCGCACTCTCGAGGAGGCCCTCATGTCCG TTCCCGATCTCGAGACCGTTCCGTTCCGCGTCCTGAAGCGCGAGGCAGAGTACGAGATTAGAGAAGTGGAG TCGTACTTCATTGCTGAAACAACGATGCCCGGAAGCACTGGGTTTGATTTCAACGGATCATCTCAGTCATTCAACGTGCTGGCATCTTACTTATTCGGTAAG AACACAACTTCTGAGCAAATGGAAATGACAACCCCTGTTTTTACACGGAAGGGTGAGTCCAGCAGTGAAACAATGGACATGACGACCCCAGTGATAACAAAGAAG TCAGCTGGTGAAAATGAATGGAAGATGTCATTTGTGATGCCATCGAAGTATGGTTCCAACTTGCCTCTGCCAAAAGATCCTTCTGTGACCATCAAGGAGGTGCCCAGCAAAATCGTTGCAGTTGCAGCATTTTCAG GTTTTGTTACAGATGATGACATAAATCAGAGGGAATCCAAATTGCGTGCGTCTCTCCAAAAAGATACCGAATTTAGAGTGAAAGGTGATTCAGTGGTGGAAGTTGCACAG TATAATCCCCCTTTCACACTTCCATTCACAAGGCGTAATGAAATAGCATTGGAGGTTGAGAGGCATGATATAGCCTTCTGA